A window of Streptomyces gilvosporeus contains these coding sequences:
- a CDS encoding alpha/beta fold hydrolase, producing MTIRRNAISTPGSPATRERVHRLRMAGYDFACRVRAASQPSTRRPIALLGGATMDMHDWDLLEAHLPDDVTVITFDPPGFGSASELDDETIAGYEIQAAAVNLALEHLEVRQVDLLGYCYGAGLACLLLEHHVDRVARVVLTNASEKLTQETRKMLAQAVDMAGQGQILEVSLLACDHTLAPHNRETLREALAPAYQEAFRLPHTTVNFRRALNAHDAVMKCGRGSEVPLLLICGEHDTFTPARSGMGLAAGRRGARTVVLDSGHTPMVEASAAFAAQVMNHFTSP from the coding sequence ATGACCATTCGGCGGAATGCGATCAGCACCCCTGGATCTCCCGCGACGCGAGAGCGCGTGCACCGGCTGAGGATGGCCGGGTACGACTTCGCCTGCCGGGTGCGTGCCGCATCGCAACCATCGACGCGTCGGCCGATCGCCCTGCTCGGCGGGGCTACGATGGACATGCACGACTGGGATTTGCTCGAGGCGCATCTACCCGACGACGTCACCGTCATCACGTTCGACCCACCCGGCTTCGGTAGCGCCTCGGAACTGGACGACGAGACCATCGCCGGTTACGAGATCCAGGCTGCGGCCGTCAACTTGGCCCTGGAGCACCTGGAAGTGCGGCAGGTTGACCTATTGGGGTACTGCTACGGCGCCGGCCTGGCCTGCCTTCTGCTGGAGCACCACGTCGACCGGGTCGCACGGGTGGTGCTGACCAACGCGAGCGAGAAACTGACGCAGGAGACGCGAAAGATGCTGGCGCAAGCGGTGGACATGGCAGGACAGGGGCAGATCCTGGAAGTGTCCCTCTTGGCCTGCGACCACACCTTGGCTCCGCACAACCGGGAAACACTGCGCGAGGCACTCGCGCCCGCCTACCAAGAGGCCTTTCGGCTTCCGCATACGACTGTGAACTTTCGGCGCGCCCTCAACGCGCACGACGCCGTGATGAAGTGCGGCCGGGGAAGCGAGGTTCCACTGCTGTTGATCTGCGGCGAACACGACACGTTCACTCCCGCACGGTCGGGGATGGGCCTGGCTGCGGGCCGCCGCGGAGCGCGGACCGTCGTACTCGACTCTGGCCACACACCAATGGTCGAAGCCTCCGCCGCCTTCGCCGCCCAGGTCATGAACCACTTCACCTCACCTTGA
- a CDS encoding cytochrome P450 translates to MNIRTSPVLVTLPPGPPLPGPILTGLWIASRKRLLACLQRRYGSTFTMTMSPFGPSVFLCSAALVRQMLTTSPAIAGLGEPNLGNVLGPGSTFALEGPEHLHRRKLLAPSFHGRHLHAYEELMVEETVREAETWPQGVEFATAPRFMRLTLNIILRTVLGAEGEHLERLRELMPPMVDLGARLTLSPFTDRGRSWGAWARFRRMRREYDTVAFDLIDSVRADPKLEEREDVLAMLVQSRYEDGEAMANQEIADELLTILGAAHETTANTLTWAVERLTRHPELLDRLVAEVDGGGSDLLAATILEVQRTRPVITDITRSVDAPTMPLGEWTIPKGHQVVIAIDFVQMDETVFPNPEKFDPDRFVHAHPDTYSWIPFGGGTRRCIGAAFANLEMNVVLRTLLQNYEFRTTCVPDEKWKSRGVSWTPARGGRAVVHRRNTAHTLPHAAPASTTIRRTSDDVG, encoded by the coding sequence ATGAACATTCGAACGTCCCCGGTACTGGTCACCCTCCCGCCCGGCCCGCCGCTGCCGGGGCCTATCCTGACCGGATTGTGGATCGCCTCTCGCAAGCGGCTTCTTGCTTGTCTTCAAAGGCGCTACGGGTCGACCTTCACGATGACGATGTCTCCGTTCGGCCCCAGCGTGTTCCTGTGCAGCGCCGCTCTGGTCAGGCAGATGCTGACGACCAGTCCGGCGATCGCTGGACTGGGTGAGCCGAACCTGGGCAACGTCCTGGGGCCGGGCTCAACGTTCGCGCTGGAAGGTCCCGAACACCTGCATCGACGCAAACTGCTGGCCCCCTCCTTCCACGGGCGCCATCTGCACGCCTATGAGGAGTTGATGGTCGAGGAGACCGTCCGCGAGGCGGAGACCTGGCCTCAGGGCGTCGAGTTCGCGACGGCGCCGAGGTTCATGCGGCTCACGTTGAACATCATCCTGCGCACGGTTCTGGGGGCCGAGGGCGAGCACCTGGAACGGCTGCGCGAGCTGATGCCTCCGATGGTCGACCTCGGCGCCCGGCTGACGCTGTCGCCGTTCACCGACCGTGGGCGTTCGTGGGGGGCGTGGGCTCGTTTCCGTAGGATGCGGCGGGAGTACGACACGGTTGCCTTCGACCTCATCGACAGCGTCCGGGCAGACCCAAAGCTAGAGGAGCGCGAAGACGTCCTCGCCATGCTCGTGCAGAGCCGGTACGAGGACGGCGAGGCCATGGCGAACCAAGAGATCGCCGACGAACTGCTGACCATCCTCGGCGCCGCTCACGAGACCACGGCGAACACGCTGACCTGGGCCGTCGAACGACTGACCCGGCACCCGGAGCTCCTCGACCGCCTCGTGGCAGAGGTCGACGGCGGCGGCTCCGACCTGCTGGCCGCTACCATCCTCGAGGTCCAGCGCACACGTCCCGTCATCACGGACATCACCCGCAGCGTCGACGCACCGACGATGCCACTGGGGGAATGGACCATCCCCAAAGGACACCAAGTCGTCATCGCCATCGACTTCGTGCAGATGGACGAGACCGTCTTCCCCAACCCCGAGAAGTTCGATCCGGACCGGTTCGTGCATGCCCATCCCGACACGTACTCCTGGATCCCCTTCGGAGGCGGCACACGCCGGTGCATCGGTGCCGCCTTCGCCAACCTCGAGATGAACGTCGTTCTCCGGACACTGCTCCAGAACTACGAGTTCCGCACAACATGCGTACCGGACGAGAAGTGGAAGTCCCGCGGCGTCTCCTGGACGCCCGCCCGCGGCGGGCGCGCCGTGGTCCACCGTCGCAACACCGCTCATACCCTCCCCCACGCGGCCCCAGCATCAACGACAATCCGCCGAACGAGTGACGACGTGGGCTGA